Within Leishmania infantum JPCM5 genome chromosome 35, the genomic segment GCCGTGCCTGTACGTGTACAATAAGATTGACACGATCACTATGGAGGAGATGGACCGCCTGAGTCGCCTGCCGCACTCTGtcgtgctgtcgctgcactGGGATCTCAACGTCGACGAGGTCATCGATGAGGTGTGGGAGCACCTCAACATCATTCGCATCTACACAAAGAAGCATGGTGAGCACCCTGACTTCGGCAAGCCATTCGTCGTGAAGCGCGACGCAAGTGTGGAGCACATTTGCAAGCGCATTCACAAGGATATTGCGTCACGCTTCAAGTACGCCCTTGTGTGGGGCACGAGCGCGAAGCACCAGCCACAGCGCGTCGGTATTTCACATGAGCTAGAGGACGAGGATGTTCTTCAAATCATGCTAAGAACAGCCAATGAGTAGCGtgtctgttttttttttgctgttgctgaaGTGGATCGATGCGCATGTGAAGTCTTAGCGCCGCGTAAATCCCAGCGTTAAACcgaaaaaggaggaggggaaacAGAAAGCGAAACACACCTGGGTCTGTGTGCGTCGAGTTACGCCCTGCCGGCATCGTCTTGTCAGAGGATGTCTAGGTGCAGAGGAGACTGACGAGGAATCCGCGGAACAGAACGCACATCAGTGTGCACCGTGTGCAGCTGACTATGCTTGTGTGCAGGCAGAGAGTGCGTCACAGAAGGCAGACTGGTTTCTTCCTACCGCTCATGTCCGCTCCTCTTCTCGTGCGCTTGCCTTCGTACCTCAAGGGAGGCATTCCTCTATTACCCCTATCGAGCGTGACCGTATTCCTGGACAGCGTCTCCGTCTCTTGCATTCTCTTCCCGCCGGTACGTCCACCGCATCCTTGCCTCACCTAACTTTTCTCTTGAAACTCTTTATCATTGCTGCGCGCTCGTCCGCACCGGTAGAGTCCCCAAAGCGAGCCTGTCCTTGGGCTTCACCCCCCCtccaaccaccaccaccaccccctccctccttctctctccgtctcagAGTGTCCTCTGTGAATGTCAGATtcacaacaacaacacaatAACTCaaacacgtgcacgcgcatgaGCCAGCACCAGGACGTGTTGACGGCAGCTTTCTTGCGGGCACATGGGGTCGCACTGTcgaagccgctgcgcgaTTGGCTGACGCGAGTCTCGTTCTTAGCGCGGGCTCAGACATCTGTtgagaaaaaggagaagtACGAAAGGTGGGCTctgcgcgcggtggaggATGCCGTGAAGTCGCCGGGTGGTGTGGCAGCCATCATGTGGGCCAAGCAAAGCGTTATAATGCCGCCCGATTCGCCTGACTGTACGTCGGAGTGGTGGCAAGAGAGTCGCCGCGCCTGTGCAGCCTCCTCGAgtggcaccgccgctacTTACGAGAATCCCAcgcgagcggcgctgctggcagAGGCAATGCGACGCGCCccagcgtcgctgcagccctTTGTGCAGCAGGGCTTCAGCCTCTACGACAGAGAAGTGGCCCTCGGTCACCGCCGCTACGAGCAGGTCACCTTTGTAGAAATGCTCAATATCGCTAAGAGCCTGCAAGCCAAGgcgtctccagcgcccgTGCCGTCACCGGCCCCGCCACCTCcctcacagccgccgccaccatcgtACAACGCGTTGATGACCCCGACAGCAGCCATCACGCGCACCGCTTTCGTACCGCCAACCTTGCACAAGAGGCCCGCGCCGGAAGCCGTACCGCACGAGCCTCCACACAAGCGAGCTGTGCCATCCACCGCACCTGCTGTGTCGCGGAAGGATAAGACGTTCTTCTTCCAGCTTGCTGGTATCACGGACGCTGAAGTCGCCGCCCCGCGCGAATTTATCGGGATGTCgacggagctggagcggcatTACACCCGCTACGAGCCCCTGGTCGAGGACATTCGCCCCCTCGCGGTGTTGAAGGACGCGTACGCGCACATTACCACGCACGCCACGGGCTTGGAGAAGACGGAAGGCAAGAAGGCTGCACAGAAGTACCTGAGTGATCAGCTCAAGGGCATGCGGCAGGATCTGCGAGTGCAGAACATTGTCGACAACTTCACCGTCATGGTGTATGAGGTGCACGCGCGGCTCTGCCTGGAGACTGGCGACATTGGCGAGTTCAATCAGTGCCAAGCAGGTCTGAAGCAGTTCTATGCAATGGACGCCGTTGACCTGAGTCAGTGCGATGTGAAGAACTTCTTTCTCTACCGCCTGGTGTATCTGACGCTGAGCGGACAGTacgactctctctctacgGAGCTCATTCACTTCATCAACGCTCAGCTGCAGGGTACCGACCGGgctggcagcagcatcgccagGGAGCCGGTTAACCGCaccctcgctctctgcgccgcgtgcaacgacggcgacacgccGTCGCTATGCCGTCTTCTGCTCAGCTTCGAGGTCGAAATGACGTACCTCGTTCGTATCTACTTGCAGAAATTGCGGATCATGTGGCTCAAAGAAATTCTCACCGCCATGAAGGGATCGCTCACGCTACGCTTTCTGATGGCCAGCCTCGGCTTCACGCCACTTCCTCACGgcaagaagaagcggcagctgtTCTGGTTggacgacgcggaggagagcgccgcgcTTCGGTTTGCCGAGCTCTTTCAAACACTCaaggtggagctgccgccggaCTTCTCCTTTCACGCAGAGGTCACCCGCGCAAAGCACACCGGGTCAGACCCACAGGCGCACTATCCGTCCCTCGACGCTGCCACTGCCCTGAAAGCGGTCAACGACTACCTCGTGTTCCTTGGGACACGCAAAGACGCCGCCCGCACATAGGCGACACGCTTCTCTGTTGGCGTgtgcctccccctctcgccaTCGCCCCTCCATCATCACGGCacaggggaggaggtgggagTGCATCGTCTGCGATAGAGACGATTAATCACGCAAGCAACATTCACTGTGGCGCTCTTGGGCGGTGGATGTCTTAACACAGATGGTCGCTAACTCGTGCAGCGAGACAagccgcagcgcgccgtcgcttTTCTGCCCTTCAGCGCTCCCCCCCCTTCGCGGCGACGGGGCCATTTTCTCGGTCGGAGCTGGATTACCACAACTCCTTCTTTTACTGCCCTCCCATGCAGCGGGGTTATACCGTCTCTCCATCCATACCTCCTACGCACCCGCCTCTTTCTCGTGAATACCCCCTGTGGTCAGCCAGAAACTCATATTATCTGGACCGTGAGCGTGgcgctctctcccccctcctcctcacagTGGCACAAGACGCTCACAACTTTGCCATGTTACACCGCTTGCTCTGCAGTCCAACAGTCAATTCCTCGTTTGCTCGCCTCTTTcgtttatttttttttcacctCCTTCCCCAGCGGTTGGCATCTTGGCACGCAGTAATGCGCTCTCGTGATTGCACGGTTGaccgcgaggcggcggtgcagaagCGCAAGAAGGACCACATCGACATTTGCTTGCATAAGGACGTCGAGCCGCACAAGAGGCGCACCTCCATCTGGAACAAGTACACGCTACCCTACAAGGCACTTCCCGAAGTTGATCTGCAGAAAATCGACACGTCCTGCGAGTTTATGGGCAAGCGCATATCCTTTCCCTTCTTCATTTCCTCCATGACCGGCGGTGAGGCGCACGGCCGCGTCATCAACGAGAACCTGGCAAAGGCGTGCGAGGCCGAGAAGATCCCGTTCGGGCTTGGTAGCATGCGCATCATCAACCGCTATGCGTCGGCGGTGCACACCTTTAACGTGAAGGAGTTCTGTCCTTCGGTTCCGATGCTAGCCAATATCGGCCTGGTGCAGCTGAACTACGGTTTTGGCCCAAAGGAGGTAAACAACCTCGTGGACTCGGTGCGCGCCGACGGTCTGTGCATCCACCTGAACCATACGCAAGAAGTTTGCCAGCCGGAGGGCGACACAAACTTCGAGGGCCTGATTGAgaagctgcgccagctgttGCCGCTCATCAAGGTACCGGTACTCGTGAAAGGTGTCGGTCACGGCATTGATTACGAATCGATGGTGGCCATCAAGGCCAGCGGCGTCAAGTACGTGGACGTTTCAGGATGCGGCGGCACGTCATGGGCCTGGATCGAGGGTCGCCGGCAGCCATACAAGGTGGAGGAAGAGAACATTGGTTACCTCTTTCGCGACATTGGTGTGCCTACCGATGTCTGCCTGCGTGAGAGCGCGCCGCTGACCGTCAACGGCGACCTCCACctcatcgccggcggcggtaTCCGCAACGGCATGGACGTCGCCAAGGCCCTCATGATGGGTGCCGAGTAcgccacggcggcgatgccgttTCTTGCGGCTGCCCTGGAAAGCTCAGAGGCGGTCCGTGCAGTGATTCAGCGTATGCGCCAGGAGCTGCGTGTCTCCATGTTTACCTGCGGTGCCCGCAATATTGGGGACCTTCGGCGCATGAAGGTGATTGAGCTCGGTCACCTTTAGCCCTTTTCGTCGctcttttgtgtgtgcgtgcgtcttcAGCGCAGCCCCTCGTCTCACGCTCTCATCGTcgtcccctcttcctcctcctctccattCCCTCGAtgccccttttttttttcgttcatACGTATAGGCGACTGCTCAGGGCATCTAGAGACAAAACGGAAAAAAGATTTGAAAGCTGGCTGAAATGAACTAACGCTAAGAAaaactctctctctccgttcCGCGGGTGCACACCTGCGGTGTGAAAGAATGAGAGCTCGTGCTGTTGCACTACTCAGTACAGCCTCGGGGTTATCATCCGATATCGTCCTCTCGCCGCCCAACGCCACGGGCCAGCGATGACCTCTGGTGAAGGTCACGCACGTACGTAGcgctgtcttttttttttttcaatgtgttttgtttttcgaaAGGCGACAGCGAAAAGGTGATCGTGACCCTAACACATCAACTCGAAGATGGGCAACGGTTCCGTGAGCACCCGATCTGTTtcacgctgcagctgacgcTCTCTCTGCTGTGGGTGTACACGGTATTCCGCGACATAGATGAAGTCGGTGTCGCGCACGTGCGAGGCACAAAGGATGCTTGCGCCGTTTTGCTCGGTGggtatgtgcgtgtgagtgtgtcgTGTCTCTTCCTTGACGTCACGTTGAGCCTTTACTATTGCATCTGCCCTGTCACCTTCTCCGTTCTACCTGAtgccctttttttctccgccaccatcacccctCTCGCTTGATTGTTCACATGGGGTGTACAACACAGACGCGAGGAGTCAGCTGCTCGCCCTAAGTCTCCAGTGCCACTGCCTCACTCTAACACCAAACGATCACAACGAGGCCGGCGAGGCTGTTGCAGAAGTTCACATAAATACGCGcaatacacgcacgcacacagactcATGGCATCGCGTGCCATTGCCAACTTTTCAGCGGACTTTTCGCCGCTCAAGTACGTTGAGCGCGCCGTCAAGAACTCGGACTGCCGAACACCCATCATTTTTGTGCAGCAAGACGGTGACCCGTTCCAGACCGTGTGCTACCTGGCCAAGAAGCGCGACTCTGCCGTTTGGAGTTTTGACGTGGCTCAGCTGCAGAGCATGCAGAACGTTGCGGACTACATCGACGTGGGTATCAACAATGGCGACTGGGTGTACATCACCAATTGCGACCTTGTGAGTGAGTCGTACTTCCGCGATGTTGCGCGCACCCTGTACAAGATTCTCCCCGAGCCGCACCTCTACCCTCGTCGTGAGGTTTTCCGCTGCTTTTTTGGCGTCACTATGCCCTTTGACCTGAACGCGCCGGTGGGTCTGCCCTTTCCTCCATTGTTCATGCACAGCTCCCTCGTGGCAcgccccaccgccacgcaaGGGACGAAGTGGTCGCGTATTATGCCGGCTGAAAAGACCCTCTtttccgctgcggcgctgaaACACCAACAGCGTCGCGAGGTTGGCCGCGAAAGCGACAGTGAGAGCGACCTGGATGAGGGGGACCGCATTTCCGGAGTCATCTTTTACCGCGCCGTGGAACGGAGCCGCGACATTGATCAGTCAACCGTAACGCTAGCGAAGCACGAGATGGTGCAAGCCGTCGAAGCGCAGGATGACCCCGTCATGCGCCGCCTTGTGTCCTCAGGCGAGGTGGACCTGTCCCGCAAACTGAAGGACGGCATGACACCCTTGCAGTATGCCTGCTGCAAACAGCTGACGGGGTCTGTGCGCACCTTGTTGTCTCTAGGTGCTGACCCCAATGCCCCGCGCGAGTCAGACGGTCGCCCTCCGCTGTTCATGTCGATCGACGACATGGAGCTAGCAAAAATGCTCGTCGAAGGCGGGGCGAACCTCTTCTCCAAATTCGAAGGGCACCGCGCCGACACACACCCTGACACCGCCCCTGATGTGGCGGCCTACTTGGATAAGGAGCGCAAATGCATGTAAACAGACGTTGGCAGACGATGTATTTTACCTGCAAGCTGTCATgggcgcctgcgcgcacgTCATTGTTGATCtactttttctttcgctctATGTTTCGTTACGCCCATGTCTCGATGTACAaccacttctctctctgtcttttcaCTCCACGTGATGCTGTTCAGCAGCGCTCGTCTTGGCGGCATGTGCTCCTGATTACCTTCTcttgcacgcgtgcgctTACGCGAGGAAGGGAAAGCCAGCatctcttctttctttcttcgccaccgcatcctttttttttttttcgcttcctTCTGTCTGGATATGTAATGCGCTCGGGTACAGAGGAAGCACACAACAGAGGATCTCATGAAACCGCAGAACGGGAAGAACTTAGTCGCGCAAGTGTGCATTCCTCGGCATACTCCCCATCGTGGTGCTTGTGGTACGGCAAGCATATCAGGGTTTGTGAGCGTCGCGCCACCACGTTGctccgctccccctcccgccgcCGACTGAGTTGCGTCTTATTTGCTGTTCATGTCTTCGTTTTCCTTTGTGTTGTCGCGCTAGGTGCGATAAGCGGAGATTGCACGACACACGCCGTGCGACGAACACATAACTTACCGATGGCCTGCCTCTCCTTTCACTCTACCTATCTTCATCACCcgtccaccccctcccctctcccaaCACTTCCCTCTTGgctggcgcacacacgcacacactcacccGCGCAGAGAGACATGAAGTTTTGGGATCACGTTTCTGGCCGTGGTGTGGTGGGGGCAGCGCTTAACTTGTCGGTTACCACTATCGGCGCCGGGGTGCTCGTCATCCCATCGACTTTCCAGGACGGAGGAATTTGCTTTGTGGTGGGCATGCTCGTCCTCGTTGGAGTTATGACGGTGCTCTCCATTGACTACTTGATCCGGTGCATTGATTGTCTTCACCTCAAGTCGTACGAAGACATCTCACGCGAGCTACTGGGCCGGTGGTTCGAGGAGGCAGTGCGGTGGATTCTCATATTTTACAACATCGGCATGGCGGCTGGCTACATCGTCGTCATTGGTGAGATCTTCACCCCAATACTGCCGCTCCTTCAGCCGTATCTGCCCTTCCTGACAGACAGCTCGCACGTGATGATCATGGCGTGGGCTTTCGTaatgctgccgctgtcctGTATCCCGAAAATCACAAAGATGAACTACATCTGCTTCGTCGCCATCACGGCCACCTTTCTCATCTCGGCAATTATCGTGTACCGCTACCTTGTCCCCTACGACGGGAAGCACAACCATGCCAAGGTCACGTATCTGTCAGTGAGTGAGCGCGCGCTCTTGGCTATGCCGGTGATGATGTTCTCGTTTGACTGCCAGTCCCTCGTGTTTCAGATCTACAACAATCTGAGAACGGTCACGCGCGCAAATATGATGAGGGTGGCGTCGCTGAGCGTCAGCATCACTGGCTTGGTGTACCTAGTCGTTGGGCTGTTTGGCTACCTCACCCACACCCCCAACATCACCGGCAACATCCTCGCAAACTACGATCCTTTCAAGGATCACCTCTTCGCATTCGGCGAGGCGGTGTACTCCTTTACAGTGATGGCCGCCTATGTCCTCGTTTTGTTCCCCTGTCGCGATGCCGTGTTCATTTTCTTGTATGGCCACAACACGGCGACGCACGAGCTGGCGCATGCGGCCATCACCACGCGTCAGAATTTAGTTACTAGCATCCTACTATCGGCCTTGAGCATCTTTCTGGCCATGCAAGTCACAGgtatcgtcgtcgtcatcgcgcTTCTCGGAGgtctctgcagcagcacgatcTGCTTCTCCTACCCGGCAGCGTTTCGCATCATGCTCCACATCAGGGGCCTCGACCGCTGCAAGCCGATGGAGCTTGTCACCGCCATCAGCATGCTCGTCTTTGGCGTGTTGGGCGGTAGTCTCGGCACTTTCATCGCCATTCGGGTATGACGACGGAGGGaggcgcaaaaaaaaaaaaaaagagggctTTAACGAGTGGatgccgcctctctctgtgtctctctgCTTGGCGCCGCTCTACCTGTTCAAAGGGAAGCGGGGAGTCTCACGAAGAGTATGCGAGGACTCGTACATGTAGCGTGGCAGCAACGGGCATGAGTGGGCaaatggggggggggggtgacaAGGGAGACGGTGTTTATTCCCTTTTCTGTCGGTGACTCCTCCTCTCATTGTATCACGTCTGATCTCCACCTCTGCTCGCAGCCTGCCAAAGCCCCGTCTTGACTgttgcgcacacgcgcgacaTAAGACAGCTGCATGTGCATCTGGTAATAATGCTTTTCTCTTTGCCGTTTCACTAAATGACATGGATAACGTCGCAACGTAATTGATAATCGTCCTCCTGGGTGtacgcatgtgtgcgtggttGTATGCAGAAGAGAGCGCGAGCTTCGCGGCCCTCTCCACACTGTATCTTGTTGTTTGGCGTCGTCTTTCTGCTGCTGGGGTCTGCTTTCAATGGAACAATCTCCTTTGATAAACTTAACACTTCTCACGTGCTGTAGATGGAAAAATGCTCTGGGGCGTGTGTTGAGGGCggtggtgtgtgtatggTGTATGTTGTTTTATCGCTAGAAAAAGGAACGTTGGCCTTGAGCACAGTGCCTCGACGAaagagggtgggggtgagAAACGCTGCCGGTGAGTGTATGTGTCGTATCAGTGTTCATTTGCCCTGCGCCCTTCACCATCCTTCAGTGCTTTTTTTTATTGTTCTTCTGCTCGTTATGCGAGGTCCACCGGCGGCTCCTGCCCGGGACTCACCGAAATACACTGTGAGAGGGTGTCAAagccctccccccatccgATGCACGGCAGGAGAGCACTGCTGAGCATCCGCAATCAgagcgtcgctgccggccGCGTTCCTGCTATATGCAAAGAGGGACTCATCGTGCCCCTCCAGGAGCAGCACAGACCCAACGATAATACCGCGCCCTACCTCCCTGTGACGCTGACAAGCAATTTGTGCAAGCTGCTCAAACGACCGACCTCGCGACGTGTGCAGGACCATCTGGAAGGCAGGCTCCAGCCGCCGCAGTCTGGCTTCCATCCCCACTACTCCACTAGAGGTCTCCCTAGGCTTGCTCCCGCACGAAGTACCCCCGCACCAGTCGGGTACCGAGATTGGCGCAGCGCTTGTGGGCTCTGCTTTCGTGCGTTCGACTTGGAACCTCACGGCAgtgaagaagcgcagcgtAGCGCCGTAACTTACTCGCTGGATCATGGATTTCTGAGACGGCGGTCCTGTCTGCGTTCGCCTCCGCGAGAAGAGACCAGA encodes:
- a CDS encoding putative isomerase, whose product is MRSRDCTVDREAAVQKRKKDHIDICLHKDVEPHKRRTSIWNKYTLPYKALPEVDLQKIDTSCEFMGKRISFPFFISSMTGGEAHGRVINENLAKACEAEKIPFGLGSMRIINRYASAVHTFNVKEFCPSVPMLANIGLVQLNYGFGPKEVNNLVDSVRADGLCIHLNHTQEVCQPEGDTNFEGLIEKLRQLLPLIKVPVLVKGVGHGIDYESMVAIKASGVKYVDVSGCGGTSWAWIEGRRQPYKVEEENIGYLFRDIGVPTDVCLRESAPLTVNGDLHLIAGGGIRNGMDVAKALMMGAEYATAAMPFLAAALESSEAVRAVIQRMRQELRVSMFTCGARNIGDLRRMKVIELGHL
- the AAT27 gene encoding putative amino acid permease: MKFWDHVSGRGVVGAALNLSVTTIGAGVLVIPSTFQDGGICFVVGMLVLVGVMTVLSIDYLIRCIDCLHLKSYEDISRELLGRWFEEAVRWILIFYNIGMAAGYIVVIGEIFTPILPLLQPYLPFLTDSSHVMIMAWAFVMLPLSCIPKITKMNYICFVAITATFLISAIIVYRYLVPYDGKHNHAKVTYLSVSERALLAMPVMMFSFDCQSLVFQIYNNLRTVTRANMMRVASLSVSITGLVYLVVGLFGYLTHTPNITGNILANYDPFKDHLFAFGEAVYSFTVMAAYVLVLFPCRDAVFIFLYGHNTATHELAHAAITTRQNLVTSILLSALSIFLAMQVTGIVVVIALLGGLCSSTICFSYPAAFRIMLHIRGLDRCKPMELVTAISMLVFGVLGGSLGTFIAIRV